The Triticum aestivum cultivar Chinese Spring chromosome 7B, IWGSC CS RefSeq v2.1, whole genome shotgun sequence genome window below encodes:
- the LOC123157917 gene encoding dihydroneopterin aldolase 1, which produces MAGGGDKLILRGLQFHGFHGVKQEEKKLGQKFVIDVDAWMDLAAAGDSDDISHTVSYSDIYRIAKGVVEGPSRNLLESVAQSIANTTLLKFPQISAVRVKVGKPHVAVQGVVDYLGVEILRHRNA; this is translated from the exons ATGGCGGGGGGCGGTGACAAGCTGATACTGCGGGGGCTGCAGTTCCACGGGTTCCACGGCGTGAAGCAGGAGGAGAAGAAGCTCGGCCAGAAGTTCGTCATTGACGTCGACGCCTGGatggacctcgccgccgccggggacTCCGACGACATCTCCCACACCGTCAGCTACAGCGACATCTACAG GATAGCCAAGGGTGTAGTAGAAGGTCCGTCGCGTAACCTTTTGGAGTCGGTGGCTCAATCGATTGCCAACACCACGCTGCTCAAGTTCCCTCAGATCTCTGCTGTTCGAGTGAAGGTCGGGAAACCTCATGTCGCGGTGCAAGGCGTCGTGGACTACTTGGGAGTGGAGATACTGAGGCACAGAAATGCATGA
- the LOC123156973 gene encoding probable protein S-acyltransferase 19 codes for MPMVRKHGWQLPAHTFQIVAITVFFLLVVAFYAFFAPFLGKQILEYVAVGIYTPVAFAVFILYIRCTSINPADPGIMSKFDDGHVNAPESNTALQGTNLPAKTGIATGTNSPTSTCRSSLDGRTNHGGLAAGDTDINIRMQPLRRRSGCYFGGFICALFVKEDCRKSDDSENQVDAEDALFCTLCNAEVRKFSKHCRSCDKCVDGFDHHCRWLNNCVGRKNYFTFFALMTTSLLWLAIEVGVGIAVLVMCFANTNAEKIIQDKLGNGLTRLPFATIVGIFTLLSLVACVPLGELFFFHMLLIRKGITTYEYVVAMRAMSEVPQDEEEDERANIIYSPTNSATSGFSGGSSLGLHYKGAWCTPPRIFVDQDEVIPHLERGMAPSTVDPDATGYAERPNKAKRQVKISAWKLAKLDGNEAMKAAARARASSSVLRPIGARGPGSTGNSHPQSIASQDEYETGTQSASSLSSPVHIHKLAPRTQMNVPPPRPPERSGVPTTQATNPIMFRPATSYARENRRASVVWDQDAGRYVSVASAPARPVGAAAGSSAAQPVRAPRFLENPGGGRNLAPMSASSSTLPSGQPSERLAYSGQSIFLGGPVLGAAAESGRNEGNTSARPADRKELNADQHHERGPTAESFPAGTFQKKPPFNR; via the exons ATGCCCATGGTGAGGAAGCATGGATGGCAACTCCCAGCACACACATTCCAG ATCGTCGCAATTACTGTTTTCTTCCTTCTGGTGGTTGCATTTTATGCCTTCTTTGCACCGTTTTTGGGAAAGCAAATCCTTGAGTATGTCGCAGTGGGTATCTACACTCCTGTG GCATTCGCTGTCTTCATCCTTTATATCCGGTGCACTAGTATAAACCCTGCAGATCCTGGGATCATGTCAAAGTTTGACGATGGCCATGTCAATGCACCAGAAAGTAATACTGCCTTGCAGGGCACCAATTTGCCTGCAAAAACTGGCATTGCTACTGGAACCAACTCCCCAACATCTACTTGTAGAAGCTCTCTAGATGGGCGTACTAACCATGGAGGTTTGGCTGCTGGAGATACAGATATAAATATTAGAATGCAACCACTAAGAAGAAGATCAGGGTGCTACTTCGGAGGCTTTATTTGTGCTTTGTTTGTCAAGGAGGATTGCAGGAAATCTGATGATTCAGAGAATCAAGTTGATGCAGAAGATGCACTGTTTTGCACATTATGTAATGCTGAG GTTCGCAAATTCAGTAAACACTGCAGAAGTTGTGACAAGTGTGTGGATGGATTTGATCATCACTGCCGG TGGCTAAATAACTGTGTTGGACGCAAGAACTATTTCACATTTTTTGCTCTGATGACTACTAGTCTCCTCTGG CTTGCTATTGAAGTTGGAGTAGGCATTGCTGTTCTTGTTATGTGCTTCGCCAACACGAATGCAGAAAAAATTATTCAAGACAAGCTTGGGAATGGATTAACTCGTCTTCCGTTTGCAACTATCGTA GGAATATTTACTCTTCTTTCTCTAGTTGCCTGCGTACCTTTGGGAGAACTCTTCTTCTTCCACATGCTATTGATCAGAAAG GGGATCACCACTTATGAATACGTTGTAGCAATGAGAGCTATGAGTGAAGTGCCtcaagatgaagaggaagatgagagAGCAAACATTATTTACTCCCCGACAAATTCAGCAACTAGTGGGTTCAGCGGCGGAAGTTCACTTGGTCTTCACTACAAGGGTGCATGGTGCACACCCCCAAGGATTTTCGTGGATCAG GATGAAGTTATCCCACATTTGGAGCGTGGCATGGCACCATCTACCGTCGACCCTGATGCCACTGGATATGCTGAAAGACCAAACAAAGCCAAGAGGCAAGTCAAAATCAGTGCCTGGAAACTTGCAAAGCTGGACGGCAATGAGGCGATGAAAGCTGCTGCAAGAGCTCGGGCATCATCCTCCGTCCTCCGGCCCATAGGTGCGCGCGGCCCTGGCTCCACTGGCAACTCGCATCCTCAGAGTATTGCGAGCCAGGATGAGTACGAGACCGGCACGCAGAGTGCTAGCAGTTTGAGCAGCCCAGTCCACATCCACAAGCTTGCACCTCGCACCCAGATGAATGTGCCGCCGCCTCGACCGCCGGAGAGGTCTGGTGTTCCGACCACGCAGGCAACCAACCCAATAATGTTCCGGCCAGCAACATCCTACGCTCGCGAGAACCGAAGAGCGTCGGTTGTTTGGGATCAAGATGCTGGTCGGTATGTGTCGGTGGCATCTGCACCTGCAAGACCAGTGGGAGCTGCTGCTGGTTCTTCTGCTGCCCAGCCTGTTAGAGCGCCGCGTTTCTTGGAAAACCCAGGTGGTGGCAGAAATCTTGCGCCAATGAGTGCCTCTTCCTCGACATTGCCATCTGGGCAGCCGTCTGAGAGACTGGCCTACTCTGGACAGTCGATATTCTTGGGGGGGCCTGTTCTGGGCGCTGCTGCTGAATCTGGAAGGAATGAGGGCAACACAAGTGCACGGCCGGCTGACAGGAAGGAGCTCAACGCCGATCAGCACCATGAAAGGGGGCCAACGGCCGAGTCTTTCCCGGCGGGAACATTTCAAAAGAAACCACCATTCAACAGGTGA